The Kitasatospora sp. NBC_00374 genome has a segment encoding these proteins:
- the tnpA gene encoding IS200/IS605 family transposase, which produces MSPRWEPDPDIRRGNHVVSNLHAHLVFVTKYRREIFNDEMLTRCEMIMRDVCDGFGAELREFNGEGDHVHLLVHYPPKVSVSKLVNSLKGVSSRYLRAEYTGRINRIGMGSVFWAPSYFAGSCGGAPLSIVKDYIENQKRPV; this is translated from the coding sequence ATGTCACCACGTTGGGAACCAGACCCCGATATACGGCGGGGAAACCATGTCGTCTCCAACCTGCACGCACACTTGGTGTTTGTCACCAAGTACCGGCGTGAGATCTTCAACGACGAGATGCTGACGCGCTGCGAGATGATCATGCGCGACGTGTGCGACGGCTTCGGCGCGGAGCTGCGGGAGTTCAACGGCGAGGGCGACCACGTCCACCTCCTGGTGCACTACCCGCCGAAGGTCTCCGTCTCCAAGCTGGTCAACAGCCTCAAGGGCGTCAGCTCCCGCTACCTGCGGGCCGAGTACACCGGGCGCATCAACCGGATCGGCATGGGGTCCGTCTTCTGGGCACCCTCGTACTTCGCGGGGTCCTGCGGCGGCGCACCGCTCAGCATCGTCAAGGACTACATCGAGAACCAGAAGCGCCCCGTTTGA
- a CDS encoding LysR family transcriptional regulator, with product MKLAQCAAFVAIADTGTFTSAATALGVTQSAVSHAIAGLEAELGVALMKRDRSGVKLTDVGRRVLGHARAVILHTEQMRQETDLLRTDAGGTIRIGTSQSFAVRLLPRLMTEFRSTFPRLEIALREGTDAQITEWLRGYALDVGIVTLPKRDLTTIPLLQDEWYTVLPDSHPLAGSRALRIHDLRAESLIMPEGGVEPMLRTIFRTAGLEPVVAHRVRDVNALLAMVAEGLALTVLPALALPALPPGLRALPFEPTVTRHLAIGVRGAAGNSPAVKAFIATAQALARRNDWSHRPAQHRRTPAPTPAPTAGLRRTAGPPAVR from the coding sequence GTGAAGCTCGCCCAGTGCGCGGCCTTCGTCGCCATAGCCGACACCGGTACCTTCACCAGCGCCGCGACGGCACTGGGAGTGACCCAGTCGGCCGTCAGCCACGCCATCGCGGGCCTCGAGGCCGAACTCGGCGTGGCGCTGATGAAGCGGGACCGGAGCGGCGTCAAACTCACCGACGTCGGCCGGCGCGTCCTCGGCCACGCCCGCGCCGTCATCCTGCACACCGAGCAGATGCGGCAGGAGACGGACCTCCTGCGCACCGACGCCGGCGGCACGATCCGCATCGGCACCAGCCAGAGTTTCGCCGTCCGGCTGCTGCCGCGCCTGATGACGGAGTTCCGCTCCACGTTCCCCCGCCTGGAGATCGCCCTGCGCGAGGGCACCGACGCGCAGATCACCGAGTGGCTTCGCGGATACGCGCTCGACGTCGGCATCGTGACCCTGCCGAAGCGCGATCTGACGACCATTCCGCTGCTGCAGGACGAGTGGTACACCGTCCTGCCGGACAGCCACCCACTGGCCGGCTCCCGCGCCCTGCGGATCCACGACCTCAGGGCCGAGTCCCTCATCATGCCCGAGGGCGGAGTCGAGCCGATGCTTCGCACGATCTTCCGCACCGCCGGCCTGGAACCGGTCGTCGCCCACCGCGTCCGTGATGTGAACGCCCTGCTGGCCATGGTGGCCGAAGGACTCGCCCTGACGGTCCTGCCGGCCCTCGCGCTGCCCGCGCTGCCCCCCGGCCTGCGGGCGCTGCCCTTCGAACCCACCGTCACCCGCCACCTCGCCATCGGCGTCCGCGGGGCGGCAGGCAACTCCCCCGCCGTCAAGGCCTTCATCGCCACCGCGCAGGCCCTCGCCCGGCGAAACGACTGGAGTCACCGGCCGGCCCAGCACCGCCGGACCCCCGCCCCGACCCCCGCCCCGACCGCCGGACTCCGGCGGACCGCCGGCCCACCGGCGGTCCGCTGA
- a CDS encoding RNA-guided endonuclease InsQ/TnpB family protein, with the protein MIRAYKFLMRPTVGQTQALAEMLRDHCSLYNGALQERRDAYRHPSKTSVKYGMQSAQLKDIRAFDPERQGRWSFSSQQATLRRLDKAFAAFFRRVKSGETPGYPRFRGVNWFDTVEFPKDGDGCRWDSTPHDPVTRVRFQGVGHVKVNQHRAVVGKVRTVSVKREGRKWFVVLTAEQDQPEQLPATGSVVGIDLGIANFLADSNGEFVPNPRHARTVAAKIEAAQQALARCKRRSNRRRKAVAKVADLHRKVRRQRLDHAHKTALGLVRAHDFIAHEDLKIRNMSKAPKPKPDPDQPGVFLPNGSASKAGLNRSIADAGWGVFLAVLHAKAESAGRELIAVDPRNTSRTCPECGHVAKENRPAQEKFHCQRCGHHAHADTVGALNVLRAGLVRR; encoded by the coding sequence ATGATCCGTGCATACAAGTTCCTCATGCGGCCCACCGTGGGTCAGACACAGGCACTCGCCGAGATGCTGCGGGATCACTGTTCGCTCTACAACGGGGCGTTGCAGGAACGCCGCGACGCCTACCGGCACCCGTCGAAGACGAGCGTCAAGTACGGGATGCAGTCGGCGCAGCTCAAGGACATCCGGGCATTCGACCCGGAGCGTCAGGGCCGGTGGTCGTTCTCCTCCCAGCAGGCGACTCTCCGCCGTCTCGACAAGGCGTTCGCGGCGTTCTTCCGCCGGGTCAAGTCCGGTGAGACGCCCGGCTACCCCCGGTTCCGGGGTGTGAACTGGTTCGACACGGTCGAGTTCCCGAAAGACGGGGACGGCTGCCGGTGGGACTCCACCCCGCACGACCCCGTCACTCGCGTCCGGTTCCAAGGCGTCGGACACGTCAAGGTCAATCAGCACCGGGCCGTGGTCGGCAAGGTCAGAACCGTCAGTGTCAAGCGCGAGGGCCGCAAGTGGTTCGTCGTGCTGACCGCCGAGCAGGACCAGCCCGAGCAGCTGCCCGCGACGGGCAGCGTGGTCGGCATCGACCTGGGCATAGCCAACTTCCTTGCCGACTCCAACGGCGAGTTCGTGCCCAACCCGCGCCACGCCCGCACCGTCGCCGCGAAGATCGAAGCCGCACAGCAGGCCCTTGCCCGGTGCAAGCGGCGCAGCAACCGCCGCCGCAAGGCCGTGGCCAAGGTCGCCGACCTCCACCGCAAGGTCCGCCGCCAACGCCTCGACCACGCCCACAAGACCGCCCTTGGACTGGTCCGCGCGCACGACTTCATCGCGCACGAAGACCTCAAGATCCGCAACATGAGCAAGGCCCCCAAGCCGAAGCCCGACCCCGATCAGCCGGGCGTTTTCCTGCCCAACGGGTCCGCCTCAAAGGCCGGACTCAACCGCAGCATTGCCGACGCCGGATGGGGGGTGTTCCTCGCGGTCCTGCACGCCAAGGCTGAAAGTGCCGGACGGGAATTGATCGCCGTGGACCCCCGCAACACCTCCCGGACCTGCCCCGAATGCGGGCACGTCGCCAAGGAGAACCGGCCCGCACAGGAGAAGTTCCACTGTCAGCGGTGCGGCCACCACGCGCACGCTGACACCGTGGGAGCACTCAATGTTCTACGGGCCGGGCTGGTCCGTCGCTAA
- a CDS encoding cupin domain-containing protein codes for MSMPTQLSDGPRGRNVTVLRDLLSPEGLENLDWVRWVQPGRAGVEVCPIYTTEAPQSASAFLVRMAPGAHGDLHEHTGYELMFVLSGELCNDNGDRYGVGDLIVEEPGSVHRVRTDTGCVALGVREAPTAPLS; via the coding sequence ATGTCGATGCCCACTCAGCTCTCCGACGGCCCCCGGGGCCGGAACGTCACGGTCCTGCGGGACCTGTTGTCCCCCGAGGGGTTGGAGAACCTCGACTGGGTGCGCTGGGTCCAGCCCGGCCGGGCCGGGGTGGAGGTGTGCCCGATCTACACCACCGAGGCCCCGCAGTCGGCGTCGGCCTTCCTGGTGCGGATGGCGCCCGGGGCCCACGGCGACCTGCACGAGCACACCGGATACGAGCTGATGTTCGTCCTGTCGGGGGAGTTGTGCAACGACAACGGCGACCGGTACGGGGTCGGTGACCTGATCGTCGAGGAGCCCGGCAGCGTGCACCGGGTCCGCACCGACACCGGCTGCGTCGCCCTGGGCGTCCGCGAGGCGCCGACCGCGCCCCTGTCCTAG
- a CDS encoding acyl-CoA dehydrogenase family protein, producing MPLEPDARHVAAAAALHRDLAENRRRLPADLATALTDAGFTRHFVPERWGGRAGSFGELVAAVATVGESCASTAWCAALYAAHARLASYLPDQAQRELWGERPDVRIAACVIPPSGEAAAVPDGWRLSGRWDYASGVDHADWILLASRTAGEHRIFAVPRGDFEVIDTWHNVGLRGTGSSGVAVGAAFVPRHRSFTLEDLLRPGGGGGRCHSVPFPLVAGLQFVAPILGAARGAQRDWLSSMAGRRRADGRSARDTATVQFVLARSSAEIHAAQLLVEHAAQRADHGRVTALVVAQNQRDVAMAAELCATAVDRIFRASGAQAQRESSPLQRSWRDVTVAAGHATLEFEKAASEYAKAAFAAEDGRGR from the coding sequence GTGCCGCTCGAACCCGACGCCCGGCACGTGGCGGCCGCGGCGGCCCTGCACCGCGACCTGGCGGAGAACCGGCGCAGATTACCCGCCGACCTCGCCACGGCCCTGACCGACGCGGGCTTCACCCGCCACTTCGTCCCCGAACGCTGGGGCGGGCGGGCCGGATCCTTCGGCGAGCTGGTGGCGGCGGTCGCCACGGTCGGCGAGTCCTGCGCCTCCACGGCCTGGTGCGCGGCGCTCTACGCCGCGCACGCCCGGCTCGCCTCCTACCTCCCGGACCAGGCGCAGCGCGAACTGTGGGGCGAGCGCCCCGACGTGCGCATCGCGGCCTGCGTCATCCCGCCCTCGGGCGAGGCGGCCGCCGTCCCGGACGGCTGGCGGCTCAGCGGCCGCTGGGACTACGCCAGCGGGGTCGACCACGCCGACTGGATCCTTCTCGCCAGCCGGACAGCCGGGGAGCACCGGATCTTCGCGGTCCCGCGGGGGGACTTCGAGGTGATCGACACCTGGCACAACGTGGGCCTGCGGGGAACCGGGAGCAGCGGCGTGGCCGTCGGTGCCGCGTTCGTCCCGCGGCACCGCTCGTTCACGCTGGAGGACCTGCTCCGTCCGGGCGGCGGCGGAGGCCGTTGCCACAGCGTGCCGTTCCCGCTCGTCGCGGGGTTGCAGTTCGTGGCGCCCATTCTCGGTGCCGCGCGCGGCGCGCAGCGCGACTGGCTCTCCTCGATGGCGGGCAGGCGCCGGGCGGACGGCCGCTCGGCCCGGGACACGGCGACCGTGCAGTTCGTCCTGGCCCGGTCGTCGGCGGAGATCCACGCGGCGCAGTTGCTTGTGGAGCATGCGGCGCAGCGGGCGGACCACGGCCGGGTCACCGCCCTGGTCGTGGCGCAGAACCAGCGTGACGTCGCGATGGCCGCCGAGTTGTGCGCCACCGCGGTCGACCGGATCTTCCGCGCGTCGGGGGCGCAGGCCCAGAGGGAGTCGAGCCCGTTGCAGCGGAGCTGGCGTGACGTCACCGTCGCGGCCGGGCACGCCACGTTGGAGTTCGAGAAGGCCGCTTCGGAGTACGCGAAGGCCGCCTTCGCCGCCGAGGACGGGCGGGGGCGGTGA
- a CDS encoding ScbR family autoregulator-binding transcription factor, whose product MTSSVPAWENPKSGPPRSPELVQDRAVRTRAQVLLAAARHFAGSGFRGASVKDVADEAGVTKGAVYFHFVNKEALAIAVVEEHYARWPALLNELQAEDLSPLDTAVEMLNRAALAFRDDIVVQAGARLQIERSLIDAPLPTPYQGWTDLLSDLLTKARDEGQLRPGVDPHAAARVLVSGFFGAQHISETLHHRADLLDRWNEMRDLLTSAIRA is encoded by the coding sequence GTGACCTCATCTGTGCCCGCGTGGGAGAACCCCAAGTCAGGACCGCCCCGGTCGCCCGAACTCGTCCAGGACCGAGCCGTCCGCACCCGTGCCCAGGTGCTGCTGGCCGCCGCCCGGCACTTCGCGGGCTCCGGGTTCCGCGGGGCCTCGGTCAAGGACGTCGCGGACGAGGCAGGAGTGACCAAGGGAGCCGTCTACTTCCACTTCGTCAACAAGGAAGCACTGGCCATCGCCGTCGTCGAGGAGCACTACGCCCGGTGGCCGGCACTGCTCAACGAACTCCAGGCCGAAGACCTCAGCCCCCTGGACACCGCCGTGGAGATGCTCAACCGCGCCGCGCTGGCCTTCCGGGACGACATCGTCGTCCAGGCCGGCGCCCGCCTCCAGATCGAACGGTCACTGATCGACGCCCCGCTCCCGACGCCCTACCAGGGCTGGACGGACCTGCTGAGCGACCTGCTCACCAAGGCCCGGGACGAGGGCCAGCTCCGCCCCGGGGTGGACCCGCACGCCGCCGCCCGCGTACTCGTCTCCGGCTTCTTCGGCGCCCAGCACATCTCCGAGACCCTCCACCACCGCGCCGACCTCCTCGACCGCTGGAACGAGATGCGCGACCTGCTGACCTCGGCCATCCGCGCATGA
- a CDS encoding acetyltransferase, whose translation MRKKLVSVLGALAMAGAATVMTAPEASALAASPTEVCGPGYKVVDSEQLINRDVWVYLTYNSSNGYNCVVTIRGNAGSPVHMSAGLTVQGSSQKSDTGYYGSYAGPVYAHAAGECVKWNGWFSDNDQSSYESPWSHCG comes from the coding sequence GTGCGCAAGAAGCTCGTCTCCGTCCTCGGCGCCCTCGCGATGGCCGGAGCCGCCACCGTGATGACCGCGCCTGAGGCCTCGGCTCTCGCCGCCTCGCCGACGGAGGTCTGCGGCCCCGGCTACAAGGTCGTCGACTCCGAACAGCTCATCAACCGCGACGTGTGGGTCTACCTGACCTACAACAGCTCCAACGGCTACAACTGCGTGGTCACCATCCGCGGGAACGCGGGCTCCCCGGTGCACATGTCGGCCGGCCTCACCGTCCAGGGCAGCTCCCAGAAGTCCGACACCGGCTACTACGGGTCCTACGCCGGCCCGGTCTACGCCCACGCCGCGGGCGAGTGCGTCAAGTGGAACGGCTGGTTCAGCGACAACGACCAGAGCTCGTACGAGAGCCCCTGGAGCCACTGCGGCTGA
- a CDS encoding TetR/AcrR family transcriptional regulator: MLVWERPEPPDRPVPATLSRERIVRAAIRLADADGLEAVSLRKVAAALGVGPMRLYGYIDTKDELLDLMVDAVHAEIRPTGDGWREVLHSLAEATRKAAQRHAWFADLIGGRPQLGPHTLACGEAVVAAMGGVDLDTAVPAIAAVNAYVTGAVRREITERRAERATGMDKEQWQAAFGPYLERTFATGRFPALATVVRDGPHLDADRTFRTGLDFLLDGIEARISS, from the coding sequence ATGTTGGTGTGGGAGAGGCCGGAGCCGCCGGATCGGCCGGTGCCGGCCACGTTGAGCCGGGAGCGGATCGTACGAGCGGCGATCCGGCTGGCCGACGCGGACGGCCTGGAGGCGGTGTCGCTGCGCAAGGTCGCCGCCGCGCTGGGCGTCGGGCCGATGCGGCTGTACGGCTACATCGACACAAAGGACGAGTTGCTCGATCTGATGGTCGATGCGGTCCACGCCGAGATCCGGCCGACCGGAGACGGCTGGCGAGAGGTGCTGCACTCCCTTGCCGAAGCCACCCGGAAGGCCGCCCAACGGCACGCATGGTTCGCCGACCTGATCGGTGGGCGCCCGCAGCTCGGGCCGCACACGCTGGCCTGCGGGGAGGCCGTGGTGGCCGCAATGGGCGGCGTCGACCTGGACACCGCCGTGCCGGCGATCGCCGCGGTCAATGCGTACGTGACCGGCGCGGTGCGCCGGGAGATCACCGAGCGGCGTGCCGAGCGGGCCACCGGGATGGACAAGGAGCAGTGGCAGGCCGCCTTCGGGCCATATCTGGAGCGAACCTTCGCAACGGGCCGATTCCCGGCGCTGGCCACGGTCGTACGCGATGGCCCTCACCTGGACGCTGACCGAACCTTCCGGACCGGTCTCGACTTCCTCCTCGACGGCATCGAAGCCCGCATCTCAAGCTGA
- a CDS encoding ScbA/BarX family gamma-butyrolactone biosynthesis protein — MHASVPSANLQLVAQPSKPDPHRLLTFEHGVPRRLVHKAAVSEVLLTDALMLDTDRFVVAAQWPREHLLYNGAANGSSDPLLVAETIRQAVIYLSHRFYAVPEGHHFILDSLEFDIDAPGIPQGTGSPLAVVLDVSCVPTTDNPRRFAMDMECSIHVEGHRYGRAGLRWGAMDHRRYTMLRRPEGPAPKPAPTAVACGPALRPADVGHLHERDVLLSPVPHAAPGTWLLKVDQDHPVLFDHGSDHIPGMVLLEAFRQACHPAAQRDNASAPTPSIAVLTFAATSFSAFGRLGAPVTITSHPAPGSDDLCFGLAATQEGRTLATGIQQWVRVPKPRIPTQRSHTDREGEGRC, encoded by the coding sequence ATGCACGCCAGCGTACCGTCAGCCAATCTTCAGCTGGTCGCTCAACCCAGCAAGCCCGATCCGCACCGCCTGCTCACGTTCGAACACGGGGTTCCGCGTCGGCTGGTCCACAAGGCGGCCGTCTCCGAGGTACTGCTCACCGACGCTCTGATGCTCGACACCGACAGGTTCGTCGTGGCCGCCCAGTGGCCACGCGAACACCTGCTCTACAACGGCGCCGCCAACGGGTCAAGTGACCCGCTGCTGGTGGCCGAGACCATCCGGCAGGCCGTGATCTACCTGTCGCACCGCTTCTACGCGGTGCCCGAAGGCCACCACTTCATCCTCGACAGCCTGGAATTCGACATCGACGCCCCGGGGATACCGCAAGGCACGGGGAGTCCGCTGGCCGTCGTCCTGGACGTCTCCTGCGTCCCCACCACCGACAACCCGCGCCGCTTCGCGATGGACATGGAGTGCTCGATCCACGTCGAGGGACACCGCTACGGCCGGGCCGGTCTGCGCTGGGGCGCGATGGACCACCGCCGGTACACGATGCTGCGCCGGCCCGAAGGCCCCGCCCCGAAGCCGGCACCGACCGCCGTCGCCTGCGGCCCGGCCCTTCGGCCCGCGGACGTCGGGCACCTGCACGAGCGCGACGTCCTCCTGTCCCCCGTGCCGCACGCGGCGCCCGGGACCTGGCTGCTGAAGGTCGACCAGGACCATCCCGTGCTGTTCGACCACGGATCGGACCACATCCCCGGCATGGTCCTGCTGGAGGCCTTCCGGCAGGCCTGCCACCCCGCCGCCCAACGCGACAACGCCTCGGCCCCGACCCCGAGCATCGCCGTCCTCACCTTCGCCGCCACGTCGTTCTCGGCCTTCGGCCGCCTCGGCGCCCCGGTGACCATCACCTCCCATCCCGCCCCCGGCTCGGACGACCTCTGCTTCGGCCTCGCCGCGACACAGGAGGGCCGGACCCTGGCGACCGGGATCCAGCAGTGGGTCCGCGTGCCGAAGCCTCGAATACCCACCCAGCGCAGCCACACCGACCGAGAGGGCGAGGGACGTTGCTGA
- a CDS encoding FAD-dependent oxidoreductase — MTIAIVGAGLGGLALARVLHVNGIDAVVYEREPSHGARGQGGMLDLHSGTGQRAIREAGLIDRFHAIARPEGQDLRLLEPDGTLLLQEDTPDDAPLERPEVDRADLRDLLLDSLPEHTVRWGHAFESADNGLLHFADGRVATYGLLVGADGANSRVRALLTDARPAHTGQNVVELGIPDIDRTHPDLAAMVGRGNYWVLGNGQSLSAQRNGDGRVRVYLSFHNTAEDWFAASGIPFDDPAAARVRLIDLFAGWDPRFTALIAACDDTILPRSISTLPVGLTWPSTLGVTLLGDAAHLMPPVGQGANMALLDGALLGLALAAHPDDFPAAVEEYEREMFERTSAAGRQSAHIQEILASPDASQKMLAFFQPA, encoded by the coding sequence ATGACCATCGCCATCGTCGGAGCCGGCCTGGGTGGCCTGGCCCTCGCCCGTGTGCTGCACGTGAACGGCATCGACGCCGTCGTGTACGAACGCGAACCGTCGCACGGTGCGCGCGGCCAGGGCGGCATGCTCGACCTGCACTCCGGGACCGGGCAGCGAGCGATACGCGAGGCCGGCCTGATCGACCGGTTCCACGCGATCGCCCGCCCCGAAGGCCAGGATCTGCGCCTCCTCGAGCCGGACGGCACCCTGCTGCTGCAGGAGGACACGCCCGACGACGCACCGCTGGAGCGACCCGAGGTCGACCGTGCCGATCTGCGCGACCTACTGCTGGACTCCCTCCCCGAACACACGGTGCGCTGGGGGCATGCGTTCGAATCCGCCGACAACGGCCTGCTGCACTTCGCCGACGGCAGGGTTGCGACGTACGGCCTGTTGGTCGGCGCCGACGGCGCGAACTCCCGGGTCCGCGCACTGCTCACCGACGCCCGACCGGCGCACACCGGCCAGAACGTCGTCGAGCTCGGCATTCCCGACATCGACCGCACCCACCCCGACCTCGCGGCGATGGTCGGGCGCGGCAACTACTGGGTGCTCGGCAACGGGCAATCCCTGTCGGCGCAGCGGAACGGCGACGGCCGCGTACGCGTCTACCTCAGCTTCCACAACACCGCCGAGGACTGGTTCGCCGCCAGCGGGATCCCGTTCGACGATCCGGCCGCGGCCCGGGTGCGGCTGATCGACCTGTTCGCCGGCTGGGACCCACGGTTCACCGCACTGATCGCTGCTTGCGACGACACGATCCTGCCGCGGTCGATCAGCACGCTCCCGGTCGGCCTGACCTGGCCGTCGACGCTGGGCGTCACGCTGCTCGGCGATGCCGCGCACCTGATGCCGCCGGTGGGGCAGGGCGCCAACATGGCGCTGCTCGACGGCGCCCTGCTCGGCCTCGCGCTGGCCGCACACCCGGACGACTTTCCCGCAGCCGTCGAAGAGTACGAACGCGAGATGTTCGAACGCACCAGCGCTGCCGGCCGGCAGTCCGCGCACATCCAGGAAATCCTGGCGTCGCCGGACGCCAGCCAGAAAATGCTCGCCTTCTTCCAACCTGCCTGA
- a CDS encoding TetR family transcriptional regulator yields MARQERGRTTREHVLDAAAEEFAAWGYAGTSLNSVVARTGLTKGALYGHFASKEDLAAALVQQGERAWHALRESCDAPGVPALDALRALTLKLAAHPGDGVRFKAALRLVVERAWLQTGPAGAFFDIQRHLVDLVERAQAAGEVAPEHSPETVAQLLLAVALGIHFVPPPTAGTSLPQRAEKIWELVAATVRR; encoded by the coding sequence ATGGCGCGGCAGGAACGCGGTCGCACGACCCGTGAGCACGTGCTCGACGCGGCGGCGGAGGAGTTCGCCGCCTGGGGCTACGCGGGCACGAGCCTGAACTCGGTGGTCGCCCGCACGGGCCTGACCAAGGGGGCCCTGTACGGGCACTTCGCGTCCAAGGAGGACCTGGCCGCCGCACTCGTCCAGCAGGGCGAGCGGGCCTGGCACGCGCTGCGCGAGTCGTGCGACGCCCCGGGCGTCCCGGCGCTGGACGCGCTGCGCGCGCTCACGCTGAAACTCGCCGCGCATCCGGGCGACGGCGTCCGGTTCAAGGCCGCACTGCGGCTGGTCGTCGAGCGCGCGTGGCTGCAGACCGGGCCGGCGGGGGCCTTCTTCGACATCCAGCGGCATCTGGTCGACCTCGTCGAGCGGGCCCAGGCGGCCGGCGAGGTCGCCCCGGAGCACTCCCCCGAGACGGTCGCCCAGCTGCTCCTGGCGGTCGCCCTCGGGATCCACTTCGTCCCGCCGCCGACCGCGGGCACCTCGCTGCCCCAACGGGCCGAGAAGATCTGGGAGTTGGTCGCGGCGACGGTGCGCCGCTGA
- a CDS encoding transposase family protein: MTQYLGRTALSHRLFTGLQRRRLGSLIAELAQAWMAAEEGRLHERRGRSRLRAAGAGPNHQLVFTDRVIATLVALRFQLPHGALALLYGVDRSTITRAVHEVRPLLAARGFAVPGQGDLRLRTLADVFAYAAAEDVELRLDGTEVRVRRPRANRPGRRAFVSGKMRQNTKKATVVTDGQGRTLWAGAFRPGRMHDQTAVKTEGICDLFEQYPQVRAKVDAGYRGLAKQFPDQVQAPPLKPKKGAPPEDVAGWDAARHQQSSERIRVEHATAEHKQWRTLQRYLGRREYFDETYAAVAALVSDRAAER; this comes from the coding sequence GTGACGCAATACCTTGGCCGCACGGCCTTGTCCCATCGTCTCTTCACTGGCCTTCAGCGCCGTCGACTCGGTTCGCTGATCGCAGAGTTGGCCCAGGCATGGATGGCCGCCGAGGAGGGCCGACTGCACGAGCGTCGAGGCCGCAGCCGGTTGCGTGCGGCCGGTGCGGGACCGAATCACCAGCTGGTGTTCACCGACCGGGTCATCGCCACGCTGGTCGCCCTGAGGTTCCAGCTCCCGCACGGGGCGCTGGCCTTGCTCTACGGAGTGGACCGCTCCACGATCACCCGGGCTGTCCACGAGGTCCGTCCCCTTCTGGCCGCTCGTGGCTTTGCTGTTCCCGGACAGGGTGACCTGCGGCTTCGCACTCTCGCGGACGTCTTCGCCTATGCGGCGGCCGAGGATGTCGAGCTGCGGCTGGACGGCACGGAGGTCCGGGTTCGACGACCCCGGGCGAACAGGCCAGGCCGTCGCGCCTTCGTTTCGGGCAAGATGCGGCAGAACACCAAGAAGGCCACTGTCGTCACTGACGGACAGGGCCGTACCCTGTGGGCCGGGGCCTTCCGACCCGGCCGAATGCACGACCAGACAGCCGTGAAAACCGAGGGAATCTGCGACCTGTTCGAACAGTACCCCCAGGTCAGAGCCAAGGTCGACGCGGGCTACCGCGGACTTGCCAAGCAGTTCCCCGACCAGGTCCAAGCCCCGCCGCTCAAACCGAAGAAGGGCGCCCCGCCCGAAGACGTCGCCGGCTGGGACGCGGCCCGCCATCAGCAGTCTTCGGAGCGCATCCGCGTCGAGCACGCCACCGCTGAACACAAGCAGTGGCGAACTCTCCAGCGTTACCTCGGACGCCGCGAGTACTTCGACGAGACCTACGCGGCAGTCGCCGCCTTGGTCTCCGACCGCGCCGCCGAGAGGTGA
- a CDS encoding HAD family hydrolase, whose protein sequence is MSVSRASGTAPRRGAFFDVDETVIAAKSMLEFWRYWTVWSGGGWSRYRAGLEGLDALVRRGVPRSEVNRAYFRLFAGASRAETESAGRAWYAGYRRRPAAFVAATAAALEGHRRAGDAVVLVSGSFAACLAPLADDLGADRLLCTEPVVARDGLLTGEVRRPMIGAAKAEAVAATVAQLGLDAAECFCYADHASDLPMLRAVGHPRVVGRDAVLLARAREGRWPVLPAGVHGKDRAAGGR, encoded by the coding sequence GTGAGTGTGTCGCGGGCCTCGGGGACGGCCCCGCGGCGGGGTGCGTTCTTCGATGTCGACGAGACGGTGATCGCGGCCAAGAGCATGCTGGAGTTCTGGCGCTACTGGACCGTGTGGAGCGGCGGCGGGTGGTCCCGGTACCGGGCCGGGCTGGAGGGGTTGGACGCCCTGGTCCGCCGGGGGGTGCCGCGGAGCGAGGTCAACCGCGCGTACTTCCGTCTGTTCGCCGGGGCCTCGCGCGCCGAGACCGAGAGTGCCGGACGGGCCTGGTACGCGGGCTACCGCCGCAGGCCGGCGGCGTTCGTCGCGGCCACCGCCGCCGCGCTCGAGGGACACCGCCGGGCCGGTGACGCCGTCGTGCTGGTGTCGGGCTCCTTCGCGGCGTGCCTGGCTCCGCTGGCCGATGACCTCGGGGCGGACCGGTTGCTGTGCACCGAACCGGTGGTGGCCCGGGACGGGCTGCTGACCGGTGAGGTCCGCCGGCCGATGATCGGCGCGGCGAAGGCCGAGGCGGTGGCCGCGACCGTCGCGCAGCTGGGTCTCGACGCCGCGGAGTGCTTCTGCTACGCCGACCATGCCAGCGATCTGCCCATGCTCCGTGCCGTGGGGCATCCCCGGGTGGTGGGCCGGGATGCGGTCCTGCTGGCGCGGGCGCGCGAGGGCCGTTGGCCGGTGCTGCCGGCCGGCGTCCACGGCAAGGACCGCGCGGCCGGCGGTCGCTGA